The following is a genomic window from Bombus pyrosoma isolate SC7728 linkage group LG5, ASM1482585v1, whole genome shotgun sequence.
CAATTCGGTGTTCGCTAGGtgcgtatatatgtatatagttacTTTTAACTTTTCTGCGTCTGCGtgtagaaaattgttgaaaaaaattaatgatccAAAGATACAGTTTGGTGGCGATTATAACATGATAAAATTGTGATACGATAATCTGTATATCGCCACGGTCGCAACACGACTGTCGTCTTTGCTGATTAATGATtgactttaataattatataatataattatataataaataattatccaCTTTTACTATCATAGTTATGGATAAATTGTTAGATATacagtataatttaaaaatggtaTCAGTtcacacatttttttttagctATGTTCCGTTGACTTTGATAACTCGcattaatgaataataaataaaacccTCCTGATATTTTCTGTGGGCGGGAGGGAGGCACTAGGCTGTGATAGCGCAACCcaaattcattttttgaaCTTCTTCCCAGAAATTGTGCAGTTCATGGTACAATATGTCTGTTTCTGATTTGATTTTATCATGGAATGTAATTGGTTTTGGTTGGAACGTTTTGATTGATATCTTCtgctatattatttttacgaaaattgaTATCATTCTAAATTGTCTAATATAGAATGCGAACGGATGAAGTACAAGAGAACGTAagttttttaaagaaaatagcAAGTAACTATAGATGTCCATGCAATTGTAGTAACAGTAGTTTATAAGACTGTTTATCATAAAGATTAATACTTAAATCATAGATGGAGAGgttgaacgaaataaataccACCATTAGTTGAATATAGCAAGAACTTTATAAAAGACGAGGCAGACTCACAGATGGTTTAAGTACATTAGTATATGTCTCAAAACTCTGAGAAACGTATGACGGTTTTGCATtcgcattttttttattctttttttcttttttttgtatcttttttctctcaaaTAGATCACACGCATGAAAAAGGTTGTTGCGTAAAGAGGTGTGTTTACATCGTGCGTAAAAAGTACGAACATACATCAATCGAAAAAGAGTCGTTAGACAAGGATAAAAGCTGAAAAAGGAAACGCTCGACTAGATCGTTCGATGAACTCTCTCGAGTCGTCGTGTTACGGAATATCaccaaaaattaatatatatatttaaggtgttattttttctttatgtgCAATTATAACGACCGAAAGCTTCTGACGTTgtcataaaaaatacaaatgcaAATGGTCGTTGATTGTTTTGCAAGTCATTTGCCATTTATCACttgtcaattattattttatttttaaacaagtaCCTTTCTCTACTTaccattaaaattattataggGGGAAAATACGACAAGGTTCGATGCAGACGAGCGACTTTTATCGTTGCGATCTCGCTGTAATCACAtgtctttctttgttttctcaGTCAAAAACAACTCAGACAGATATACGATCGCAGCGATATCGCAACGATAAAAGTCGCTCGTTTGCACCGGGCTTAACGACGCGAGAATAACAGTGCGAAAAGTATCGGCACGTAACACGAAGGAGAGAGTTTCGTCGTTAAGAAAAAACGTGAAGATCGCTCCCGTTGAAGGAGCACCAGGGAAAATATATCGTTCAACttattgtaagaaaaattatttcgagtaAAGTAACTCGTATCGCAGGCGATCGTAGTTCGTGAACTAACATGTGAGCGGTCCTTTCCGCGAAAATGAACTAGGGAATTGATATTGTTTTATGGTGTCATCATCCGTCAGCGCGCTACAATGTTCTTACATGTAACTGCAAGGTTCCGTTCACATAGAAGATTAAGAAGTGTATGAAAAATCGGCTTTTTGGTGTTTCAATCAGAAATTTTGTCTATCATTCACCATGGTTCGTCAATCGGGTTATGGAGCGTTCTTTCAATGATAcggaaaaatatcgttttatagaCTTCGGcagaaaagagaaggaaagataGTCAGCAGAGTGTTTTAACATAAAAGGTAAAAAGTTCCAGGAAAACTAAACAAAGTTTAGGAAATGAAGCGACAATTTGAAGGAAAGGGCATCGCGAGGTATATGTTCGCGTATCTCGTAAATAGTCATCAGGTCCCAGTCATAATAAGTTCTACAAATTCTGCAGGATTTTTGACGATAGATATGTGCTGCCTGTTACACActtcatatttcatatctgGTTTTTAAGGGAAACCGATAACCTGGAAGCAGGTACGATATTAACGTCCTACCCTCAACCCTCGGCTCTGTTGAAAAGAGTTACAGACTCGGAATATCGATggacaaaaattaattatgcgaCATTGGAGCGGGGAAGAGCAATATTGGCTCAGGTTCGGAGAGCGAACGGATAAGAGGCTGATGTCCGATATTTACATAGCCCGAACAAAAGCTTATGGGACCATCCTTTTATTGGGTTCCATCGCTTAAGATTTCCCAATTTCCGTGATTttcattctaaaataaaatttcaaaagtttcaaaaaatttgcatgaatAATCCACAATGATCTTTTCAGAACGCATGATCGATCTCTCCACTTGTTTTTCAACGATGGATCGCTCAGTAAAACGTATCGATTTCTATAAAAGGGGTCAATTGATCCACGCTGACGCAAAAGCATAAGAGACGCGAAACGACCTCTCTTTAACCGAAGGAAGAACTCGCAGATAATAAGAGATAAGAAAAAACGAATAAGATGGTTGGAAGATACAGTAATAAGAGATGGAATCAAGGAAATTGAAAGGAGaggggagggagagagagagagagagagagagagagagagagaaacgaggcTCCTTGACCCAACTGATATGCCGACATGCCGATGATAAATTCCGAGCGTGTCTACTATATCGTAGTGTATAGTTATGCGTATGTAATTCCGCTTGGTGTTCTGCGTTTCTCTGGCCCGCATTCGACTCTCGCGAGAGTGAGTTTAATTGACTGAAGTGCCGAGCCGAATTGCGGGCACGAGGACTTCGAAGCGTGTTCGGGAGCTCGCTAATGCGACGACACGTGGGAGGTAAAACGAAGCTATTCGTTAATTTGTCTTCAAATTATACTATCATTTAATCTATACATTATTCAAATGTTGTATTATCTTACTCGCACAGTACACAgtgtaattttctatatagTATAAGAAACTGGAATAAACTAGACAGTCGTATAACATACAAGGTGACTAAGGGATCTGAATTATCGCGGAGGAAAAATTAGACACCGAATGAGACTATTTGGAAAATGTGTGGACAAAGATTGCTATAAAGTGGCGTAGGTCGCCGAGAGCTCTGAAAATTGAATGCCAATTGTAGCTGAAATTCCTGCTGTCGCTATTCtagatattaaaaacatcTAGATATCGAATACGCTACGTATCCTGAATATTGGATAGAACATTCCACGTTCAAGTTATTCGAATTCCTCTTCTTTCGGTGTAGTCACACCTATTGCGATTATCGAATAGCTTGAAACGTGTACGCATTCTTTGTTATACAgacattaataaattctccCAGGTGTCGTGCAACATTTATCAGGCATCGCATCGATTAGAACGTGCCAAAGCGGAGATCGCGGGATTATCGCGCTGACAGACGCGTGAatttaatcgttcgatcggATTAGGTGCGATTGTCAGAGCTGCTGTCACGCCTGTCGCAAGcgtttcgatagaaaattgaaaaccgTGAAACAGGAGAGCTTAGACTGGCAAGGAGGGACACACGAGAGATTCCTGTAAACGGTTCTGTTTCTTTAGGTGTTCGCATTTGTGCGGACGCGAACGTTACGATCGATAAAATCTGACAAATTACACAACAATACAATGACATTAGATACGATCGGTCTTTTGTCGCCGATAAAAAATTCCTTCAACTTGGCCTGGTCGCCGatatttcgaacgaatcgcgatcgtttcgaaaagatcgtttcattttttcctttttctttgtttttaattaatgtcgACTAGAACCAAGTTCGAGGATCGTTGGCCGTTAGGCGGGAGATATGACAAGCTTCGGAGACGCATTGACGTCGACGATTCCCGTCTGTGGTCCTGTACACACGACTGTATACTAGATAAGAAAACTTTGAATCGAGGATACTGGTGGAAAACGCGTGCGCTGCACGACGAATCGCTTTCGCTATTATTTCTTCTCTGTTACGTTTACAGAAACGTGTTACACTTAGATTGCGACGATCCTCAACCTCCGTAGGTGTAGGATCATCGAGGATTCGCACGATCGTGTCTCTCGTtcatcgtttcgttatttttctaatttctctctttctcttttatcttcttttcatcGTGACAAATTCAACGTTTTTTcctaattcttttttattaactcgATCATACTTTGGATCTTTGTTATCGCGAGATTAGAAGGAGATACACGGTCAAACGTAATCTTGACGgttatatgaatttaaatggGCGCCatattaaaatggaaataggATTTCGCGGAGATCTCAGCCCGATTCTATCCTGggaatcgaataaattttcgctGACTCGAAAGGGAGAATCCTCCGTAATAGTCCTGATTCATAGACGcaaaaaaataacagaaacgCAATTAACGGAACGagttatttatcgtttttatcGTCGCTAGCCCCATCAATACTCGCCTTATCGGTTTCTAAGCTCGACCTACCGAGGAAAATTACAATATCGTTAGTAAGAACACGTGGTAAGTAATTTTTCCGCCATTAGTGTCCGTTTCAAGTGGCGATTATACTGGAAACTAGAGCACATTTCATGGTAGATACTTTATCTGAAATTGTAACACGAATTgcgtcaaatatttcaaaaagcaGCACTGGATATTATTGCGACTAAAATAGACGGAATAGGgcgaattatacaaattattatatacatatacaatattatacgtaattatACGAATTACATGTAGATTATCAGCGGTTTCCACGAAAATGTAACAGAAGCAGTCGAGTCAAAGTCTAATCGCAGAatgtaattatcgttaaaacGAAACGACAAGGTTCTCGATCGTGCGATTCGCTTTGAAACCATTCTCCGCATCGCGCATAATATGTAGGCACAGCtctcttctttaattttcattcttaaagTTTTTCAACAGTTTAGTACAGTTATATACAAAGTATACAGACTCCGCTACTTCAGAGGAGGGATACAACTTTCATGCGACGCATTTTTTTCTCGATCGGTGCGACCGTCGCTTCCGGTTAAAAGCATCAACTCGAATTTCGCGAATCTTGCCATTATTTTAACTAAACTCTATGattgtttcgaataaaaatacttgGAACGTCAAAATGACCGAACATTACAActtttcttcgtcgatatattatttccataaatctatttaaattgtaatccTCTGAAGTTTACTTCTTCGAGGTCACGAATACTTTAATTGCAACACCAAGGTCAAGCTAAATCTATTAACTTCGAGAAGTGAAAAGGACCTGCATAGCGAAGGCGAAATGAAATTGGAGACGTATCGAGGTCTGGAATCAAGATCGCAGGCAACGAAGCTAACCGGAGGAAATTAAGGATATCCCAGGATTCCATGGAATGGCATCGGCTTTCGCGTCCATGCTTTTAATCGGGCATCGCGGGACCCGAGTTTCGTGTGTACAAGCGAGCCCGAATCACCTGCGGGTACACGTGCGCGGTACACGACGATTCATGGTGGTCTGTTAAACGTATATGTGGTGTATGGACTAACGGTGGTGTATCGATCGTCCTCGGTACCGATGTAGCCTGATGCGAACACCGACGTGCACGTATCGTCCACGTACATGTGTTTCGATGTACACCGTTATTTGCAGCTACGATTACACGGGGAATGAAGATAAGAACAGGATACGATGTCTTCAAATGGGACGTCATATCGGGACCAAGACACAGGACGAAAAAGAACAGGTTTCAGGCGAATTGGATGTAGAATTTCTGCTTCTACTACTGCGAAGAAAATCAATATTGTACGAAGTAAACCGATATAGTAATAcagaattacattttcttgTCTCTAGGTGGACCATACTGTGAGTTGGAGCGAGAAGATGAAAGGTACTGATCTGCGAGCTACTTTAGGAAACGGGGAAGAATGGCGTAGGAGTTGTTGGTAGCTAGAGGAAAGTTTGCACGAAGGGATATCTACATCTGTCTGGTTTGTGGGTTTGTTGTGGATCTGGGCTTTGTCCAGTATCTGTTCTTGCCTAAAGGACAATCGAAGCGGGGACAAACTGCTTTGGGATTTAGGAGCGACGAAGCACAAGGAGTTGGCAACTCTTTGGGGATAGGGGACGCAGAGATTACGAGGATACTGATGTTTCTCGAAGATCGACTTCcatgataaaaagaatatgatATTCGGAAGAATTTTAGAGATCCCGAAGGACAATAGAAGATAATAAACTTATGTCTTTTGGATTATGCGTCCCATTTGAAAATTGTGTACGGATTAAGGGTAACATCGAAACATCGATGATGAGTAGTCGGCAAAACGCGATAAGAATTTAGGTGACAAGCGCGCGACGTAAGGGCTAAAATGTGCAATATCGTCGAAGACCTCGCACGTACGATGACACTATACTAGTACAAAGGTACAGTAGAACGTTGCCAGAGTGGCTGGAGAAACGAATATGGACTTTCGACATTTTCAATAAACTGGATACCTCTTCGATCTGTAATTGTTACACGTGTCACGTTGTTTCTGGCTTCTTTCACTCTGTACGGGTATCTTCGTTAATTTCTCTCTGGTTCAAACTGCACCTTCGATCGTGTTGTCTACAACGCGTACTTATATTTCCAGATAGTttgatttatcgataaaacgaCGATTGGCGCGACTCGCAATTGctaaattttgagaaaaatagatttgacacacatacatatattggACTGGGTAATTAACGAAAGAAATCAACAAACTCTTCgcacgataataaataaatcgaacgtATACACCCGATGGGAcagtgaaaaatttcacacGAATCGTTCGCAtcgttttttgtttcttttttaccctGGTCTTTTTTGGCTTCTtagtttttgaaaaaaagccGATGGTCGAGTACGAACGTTAATGCCTGTGGTGTATTTTCGTATATGTGTACATTCGTGTAGAAGTGTAAAGACGCATGTTTATAGTGTACCACGTCGATTACTCTGCAACGAGAAATCGAGTCCTTCGTTCATCCCTACTTTCGGTTTATGTAACATCGACTGCACTCTAAGGTATTATTCATTAGTactgttattaaatttttttttgtttgcatTCGTTTAGGTGTAAGTATTCTACAGTAATAATAAGTTACGCTGTTACGACTCGACGACTACGTCGCGCACGGATTCTTTATTATCAAAGAAGTCGTAGACGATAGGTGAAAAAAGTCTTTAGAGGAAAATAggttttttgttttgtttcttgttttccCTTAGTAAATTGACAAAGTAGTAGATAGAATTGTATTCATATACGTGCATAATAGAATTCACGATCGAGGGAGACCTtgttctctttccctttctcttttctctttcggtTCCCTCTCTTGGTTTTCTGATTCCTACCAAGTGTATGcgtgtatgtatacgtatgtgAAATCTAACCAGCATTCGGAACGATTTGCTGTTTTAACGTCAACAACCTTCCTGGTTCCTTCTGTCATCATTCTCGAGAAAGAACAGCTCCGAATAGGTCGCGTTGGTTCCATTCAGCCGAAATTTCTTCGACCGGAGCTGCCTTATCGTCGAGAAGGTCAAACCAAACAAGACATTCGCCCTCTTCGTTCTTGCCTTTTTCCTTAAACCGGACTCCAACGACAAAGAAATGGACGAAAAATGATCGATCGCTTGTCCTTGTACGAACGATACCTTCCGAGTCCGTACGCTACGTTATCTTTCTCTTGCGGCCGTCGTTTCTTCTCGCTGCTCGCCTCATCCATCTGCTATATTGTCGAGTTGATCGGTAATCTGGTCACGAGCTTGTATAGCGCCCACCAGGAACATGAAACATtacatctttcttttcgtttctctattTAACATTGATGCCGCTAGGTAGTCTTCCATCCTCGAAACAAGCGATCCCTCGAGATACAGCGATTAAATACGACGAATATACGAAACGAGTGACGTTCTTGGTCGTACTTCTGGTCCATCGATGATCTTTGCTCTCTACTTCCCcctaatattttctttctgcctctctccctctttcttaTCCGTGTCACGTTCTGCTTTCCGGGACGCGTTCGCAACGTGTCACGATAAATCATCAATTCGTAGCTTCGTATCTTGGTAATCCGTTTCGTGATCCCAAACGTAAAACGTACCAGTCCACTGGTCCGCGAGAACGGGTTTAAGCTTCTTCAAAGTGGCTCTCCCCGTCTGGTGGCCATCTTGGCAGCCCTGGAAGCCAAAGCGCCCAATGAGCACACAAGACCCGTCAGGGTCTCCCAGAAAGTTGTCCTACGTCTTTTGTGCGCTGCCTGACCGACGTACCCCAAATAGTAGCCAGAGTAACGATCGTTTCCACGATCCGACCCGCTGTCCGATCTGCCCACGCTGGATCGCGCCGACTTGGGTTGCTGCACGATACTCAgacgatgatgatgacgatgatgaGGAGGATGAGGAGGCGGCTCCGACGACTGATCGACGATACTTTGACGCGGTGAGCCGTCCCCGTATCGTTGCTGATAGACCGTCTCTGATTCGTACAGTCGTTGCTGGAGCTGAACGTTGCTCAACCGTCGATCCATCATCCGGACCAGGTTCTGGTGAACGCGACGATCGTCCTCGTGCACGATAGGCAATTGTCGCCGACAACTGGCGGCTGGCAGCTCGTTCGGGTGCATCTGTTGTTCCACTTGTCAGGCATATTCGGTGTCTGTGGACGCGGATCTCTCCAGGTGAGCCTGATGGCCACCGTGATGCGGCTGATTTTGatgctgttgctgttgttgctgctgcgcTTGCGTGTACGCCAGGCTCTTCTGGTAACTGAACAGCTGCCTCTCCAAACTGTAGTTCTCCGCTTGCAGCGAGGCGATTTCCCGTCTCATCTGCTGATTGTGGATGCGGCACACGTCGTCGTATTTGTGGTAGGTTGCTTGGAACAGCAAGTGGCTCTCGTTCCATTCCAGCCGGATCCTTAATTGCCCTTTGTCCGTGAGGAAAGGACAGTGATTTTCCTTCACCTCGTTCGTGTCAAGATTCGTCTCCATGATAATACCTTCGTCTGCGGATTCTTGGGCGTAGTAGCGGCTGAAAGGTGCGCCTGGTAAACTGATCGCCACCGTGCTGGGCTCCTCGTCTCGAAGTAGATAGGCTGACCAACTGACGTACCTGACAAAGGAAAGTTAAGTTTCTATCAAaacttcgtttaaatttaGCTTTCAAGATTCGATAAGAGATGGCGGTAGGATGGCGTTCTAAGTTCTAAGGTACTTATTTTCGAAGGAGGATTGTTATAAGTCATTGAGATTCGAATGGAAATACACGTGGATGAtccgaaattttcttcttgcaTACAAGAatcttattactattattacggAGTAAGATCCgttcgaaattaattgttcaatCAATGTTCTTGTCAATGCCGCGGTATTTCACATTCTCTCGAGTacgatttatagaaattcCTCTCTACTAATCTACATAGGCCAATTAATTTCAGACATCCTATACGCTAACTATACGTACTCAGATATCTGGAATCTACAAATTTCCTTGTAATTACCAACCTCAAATGATTCCTCGGAACGTTGTGAATATCCTTGTACACCAGGTGTAGCCTGACGGTATCCGAATGCAAATCAGCTCGAATCATCCAGGCTTGTTTGTCACGATCGTAACAAGGGGTTGCTGGTAGCACCGAAGGTCCTCGAGCTTGCACGGCGACTTCACAGATGGTCCTAGCTTCCACCATCTCCAGGGATACCCGTACCACACCTTTGTGCGCGATTTCCGACCATCTGACACGCGTATGCCAGCCAAACCCGCATCGTTCGGCATCCGACAGATCCTCGATCTGCCCCGAATCGATTCTACGATCTCCTTCTCCCAAGGCCACGCTGTATCTCACTCTGCACCGATGATCGAAGCCGCTCATCCTCATCAAATAGACGCTGATACCACTGTCGTGGCCACGGTAACCTTCCAACTCCTTGTTTCCATTAGGATAAATTACTAGGTTCCAGTCAAAGCCACCGAACGCGAAATAATCGGTTTCCAGCTTGTTAGATTTGGATTGTCCAGCTGGGAATGTGCTGCTGGACATCTTAAGGTCGGTCATGTAGACGGTCCTCACGTTCGCCATTGATAATTCCAGTTGAAACTCGCCGTTCGTGTCGGCGAAGTTCCGGCTGTAAAGGTCCGACACCGGAATGTAGTTCCGGTTGCCCTGGGCAGGCGCCTCGTACGTGAATTTCACTCGTTTTCCGGAGAAACCTTCGTTCATCGAGAAATGTTCCCGATTCAGCAGGGTGAACGTGAAGTCCACGTAGACCCGTAGGTTTCTCGAGGCCCCACGCCATACGAGATACGCGCCTAGAACCTAAATAACGAAAAGAGATTTCTAAGTGAATTTACGTTGGTTGGTTTAGTTGGTTATTTTGGCTTTCGATAGATAACAAATCGAAGTCTGGAAGGAAATAGTTGGTAGGTCGTTCTTTTGCTGATTTTTATGCGCTTCTAAAGAATTTGGAAAGCATTGTTACAGAGATCAATGCAAAGTGGTAGATGGTTGGATCAAAGCATCACGTATTTTACAACTAGGTCAACTACAGATTTGCTTTCGCTTAATCGGTATTTGCAGCGAGAAAATAGACGCTGTGCAATCATGTTAATACGTACTATGAAAACGTGCGCATAATTGTTGCGAATACTTGGTGCGAAAATACATTGTACACAGGATCATAAAGGATCGATAGTTTAGTGTTTTAATTGCTTCATTTGCATcgttattatcttttttttcaacaaaatcagtgttttaaatttagttcttgatattaaaaagcggattattttattcgaatttacTACCGTTTTTTGTCGAGCCTGCAAAGGctatcgaacgaacgagcgatCATCGATCGAAATGGACGTTTCTTTCATATCCAGTCGACGACTCCAAAAAAATCGGTGATTCTATGCGCGACGCGATGCGACACCGCCTTCGTTACTCGATGACGAAGTATTAACAGCCGTTTCGTTAATTTCTGATATTATCGTTATCTAATTATCGAGTTAAACGCGGCATATTTTGCCACAGGCGCTGTATTTATTACAGCGATCGATCCTGACGTTTAATCGCATTTAAGCTTTCCCAATATCGATTGATTTTTCAGTCTGATGACTCGCGTGCACGTTCGAATTCTGTGCTTAATCAGTTACGCTATgagtttaatttcttcttgcCGTTTAGAGATTTTTTACCGCTACACGGTGttcgataaaaaagagaaaacaagcTTACCGTAATCTAACGACCcggaaaaatttctttcctgtCACCTATATTTCCAAAGTTTGTTCGAATAAGAAACCAGATATTTGTTTGATCGTAACCTCTGCATTCCTCGAAGTTGCTTAAATCGAGACTGAAATATTCGTTCGtgtcgaagaaagaaattgaattcatTACAAATTccatcaatgaaataataacacGTATGTTTGTATGCAAATGAATGGCCAAGTCGtggaaataaatgtttcatttttcgtcATGACTCGCTCGGAGTAGTATTACGAATTGCAAACGCGAATGCAACCAGAGAGTTGCCTCGTATTTCAGCGGGAAAAGATGACGAACATCCGTGGTCGTATTTGCGGTTCGCTCAGCGCAACTCTTCAAATAGTTCCGATTCATTAGCTACGATCGATTCGCGATTTTATCGCTGGTTTCTCATTGATGGCAACGTGCTACTTcccaaattaattaaattcatctgCACTCCTACCTTTTTTCTGTTTATCTCGTCGCGTTATTATTTTACCAACG
Proteins encoded in this region:
- the LOC122568014 gene encoding uncharacterized protein LOC122568014 produces the protein MALLYRFAQLPDSSGTRVFSFVVTRSVVRDPERDVTSKELVCGFQRWSVAFSRGNKVLGAYLVWRGASRNLRVYVDFTFTLLNREHFSMNEGFSGKRVKFTYEAPAQGNRNYIPVSDLYSRNFADTNGEFQLELSMANVRTVYMTDLKMSSSTFPAGQSKSNKLETDYFAFGGFDWNLVIYPNGNKELEGYRGHDSGISVYLMRMSGFDHRCRVRYSVALGEGDRRIDSGQIEDLSDAERCGFGWHTRVRWSEIAHKGVVRVSLEMVEARTICEVAVQARGPSVLPATPCYDRDKQAWMIRADLHSDTVRLHLVYKDIHNVPRNHLRYVSWSAYLLRDEEPSTVAISLPGAPFSRYYAQESADEGIIMETNLDTNEVKENHCPFLTDKGQLRIRLEWNESHLLFQATYHKYDDVCRIHNQQMRREIASLQAENYSLERQLFSYQKSLAYTQAQQQQQQQHQNQPHHGGHQAHLERSASTDTEYA